Genomic DNA from Cucumis melo cultivar AY chromosome 10, USDA_Cmelo_AY_1.0, whole genome shotgun sequence:
aaatgttgttaAAGTCTAAATTTGAGCATCATGATCTCAAAGGGGAGAGCATTTTTGTTGTTATAGAGGCTACTGTTCTGTTTCAAATAACACTGTTTCATGGATAAACCTTATGCTTTGTGTTTTTAAGATAAAGGGGATTTGAATATTGTAGTCGAAGGGATGTAATACAATACATGTCCATATAACAATCCTATTATTTTCATATCTATGTTGCCGATTATATAACATCACCATAGTATATAAGGCAAATTTGAGTAGCCCAGTTAAAGTACCACTTCTTTTTGTTGCCATTATTGGATTTATTTTAAGAATTGAcattttcaaattataataaaataaacaagaaaagagaaaaatattgacaaaaacCAGTGATTTCTGTTCAACCCCATCCTCCCTTGATCAAGGTGATTTTCCATGCCAATCAAAGAAGGTGCAACGATGATATGATTGTACGGAACTTTTTATAACCCTAAATCTTGTGATCTCAAGCAGAAGCAACCGACAAAAAGTAATTCAATCATTCTCTAATTTTCATTTTGTACTAATGTGTATAAATCAATTTGCTACCATTTAAGTTTCAAAGCTACACTCTTAAACATTGTATTAAAAAAACACACAATATTGAATTCATAATTCCATTATCCACGTTGTAATTATTAAacttaaaacaataataaaaggggtattttcaaaaatataaaaaagttgcaaaatatttacactctagaAAAAGTTCCGAAAACGAAAAAGCCCAGAGACTCcttgtgtaaaataccaaaaatatttgcgatcgtttagactcGGTTATTGACCGTTTAGATATGGGTACAATTTATAGGCGATGgtttaaatatgactacaatttatacacgatcgtttatatatgctacaatttatctttttaattacatcgtttaattttgttacactattttttaattcttttggtacacgattttttagattacgatcgtttacatgattttttttcaaaaaaaatttcaatattcctttactttttaaaacaatagtttacatttgcctttatacacgatcttttagattttgttattttgtccaaatgtaaatatgtaaaaaaaggaaaataattaaaagaaatcgcagcgaaaaagaaaaatagaaagacgattgaaagaattcgaagaaaagaaaaaaacaatgaagagattaaatgacataattgaaaaataaaaaagatgatgaaaagaaatagcaaaaaatgactaattttatgggttttgttatcGGAACCATAGatagttttttatatttaccTAAGTTTCGTGCAATAAAATCCCTGTGATTTACCTTTCATGTAATCACACGGaagaaattttttgaaaaataataataataaattagtaattaaaattaaaagtggGACCTATGAACTCAAATATTTTTGCTTTCATGGCCATTGGATCACAAAAAAGGAGGTTTGATATCTCCTCTCAAATTAGTCTAATTTGACTGTAAAATTACAATCCTGTTCATATACAGGGAGAGTTTTTGTATGCACAAAAAGAAGAATACTTTTACAATAGAAGTGGGGAATGAGAACAAATCGAAAACATTCCCAACTTCTATGGCagtttttctttaaagaatATTAATCGAATTGAGAAGGCTCGACAACGAGTACTACATTAATTTATGGCAATCTCGTGGCTTCTTGCCGTCTTAAAGGTATGCCTTCCAATCCATTATATTCATCCTCTTCCATGTGTTTCGTAAGTCGTATTGGTGATGATGTCGATATACCTgtcaaatttgaaaattgaataTTAGATTCAAAGTAAAAGACTAGGCGCGTAAAAGCAATCAAGATTTTAAACATAACAAAAGTGATTTCAAAGTTTTCATAAATCACTTGCAAACATTGAACGATAAAAGTTGGATATGGCCAAAAGTGGCGTTGCCAGCAGATGTTTCAGTAGAATAATATCAAGAGCATACCATCAACCATGTCCTTTGTTTTATGAAGAAGAAAGGTCCCAGAAAGAATAGTTACAAATCCACACAACTCTGTGATAACTTGTGATGGGCTCTGCCTATCCCAATCCTGAAAATGGATAAGCAATTTTTTGTTACCATTCCAGTATTGAACATCTTGCGATGAACAAATAGCAAAGAGGGTGTTAGCAGTTGTAAGAGCAAAAAGATAGTCCGAAAGACCGTAAATATGTTGCATTGTATGCTTCTTGATATGGTGTACGCTTCTAAGATTTGCACATATTTGAAATCAACAATAAGATTTGGAATGACTTTCTAGGAGCTTAGGTTTTTATTTGGTAACCTTTTGATTGTTGGTTTTTGGCTAATAATTCAACCCTTTTACTTATAAAAGATGaaaatcctttcacaaaattgaGAGGAAATAGGATTAAATTTCAAAAGCGAAGAACCTAATGGTTACCAAGAGCCTTAAAAACACATTTTGCACTTAAAAGCCCTTCTTTAAACATTTAGAAGTTATTCCAAACAAGACCCAAATAAATGAGGACACTTCTTTTTTCCGTGTATTCTGATCGAGAAACACGTCCTTAACAAGTGTATTAATGACCAATTGTTTGCTAAAAGACTAACAGATCACATTATGAATATACCTTGAACATGATAACACTTGCCAAAATGGTCAGTGATGTGAACATCACGTAGTATATGGGAGACACAACAGCAGTGTTAAAAGTATCAAGGGCCTGCAATGAGAAATAGAAGTAAAGGTAAACAAATATCATTGAATTCTTGATAACCAATTTATTTTTTGGTGTTAAATTATCACATCAAAATTGGAACACTAGTTTTCAAGTTGAAAGGACCAAATTGTACCGGAGCAAGATTTTTTAATGTTGAGTTCATATGAACTCTGTAGAATAAAGAATGGAGATGAAGAAAAACGGATCTCTTGACGATCATAgcagaaaagaagagaaaaagaagataaataaaGACGTCTGGTTACCTTGTTCAGATAGTTCATCTGAGTAAGCAAAAATGTGGTTACGATTATAGCAAAAAGCCAAGTTTGCGGATAAACGAATTGATTTACTCCAGATAGTGTCAACTTCATGGCAATTCCAAGAGCTTTAACACCCATAACCTGCATGGCACATGAATTTTTCCTAAGTATGTACAAAGGATGTAAAGGAAAGATAACATTATGAGCACTTTATAACGAACACATAGTACTTACCGATAAAGAACCTAAAAGGGAACAAACTCCAATATAAACCATTATGTGTGTCTGGCCATATTGAGGTATGAAGTGGAATATGAGTATAATAGCAGAGGTTATGACCAGAGTCGCATACAAAAGAAAAGCTGCCATGAAAAAGAGCTCActgttgtaaaaaaaaaaatcactccATGAAGTATGAGACTATGGAAATGAAATAATATACCGAAACAACTGATTCCAGAGAGCGTGCTTTATACCTGGCTCCATTGCCATTTGCCAAACTTCTGTCACGGATTCTATTTCACGTTCTTGAGGTGCATGAAGAACAATGGTTATGGAGCCCACCACACATAGAATACAACCAAGAACCCCAAAAATATGTAGCTTCTCCCCTAAAATGATATGTGCAAGAACAGCACTGTAGGACAAGATCAAGAATTAGCAATGAGTTCAACACATTTGAACTTTCAGATTGAGCAATATCTAAGCCATGCCTGATTATTATGCTGAGAGCTCCAAGAGGAGTGACTAATAAGGCTGGTGCAAATGCGTATGCTACGAAATTAGCAATTTCTCCAACAATCACTGTGAAAATGATAGTGATCCATCAGATCTAACTCCAAATTTCAACTAAAGCCACACAACATTCAAGAAATCGTTTGCTTGATAGTTAGTACATAAAAATAGCTTGCTTTTGAAACTTATAAACTGTGGTGTAAAATCATAATGATCAGATTAGTTAAAGAGACAGGACAACTGACATCAAAGAGATTCATCTAGATTAGAATCCATGGGTTTCAAGAAGCAATGCTTCCACAGGATTCAGGGCACAGATCAGTTTCTTCTGAAATGTTTTAGCCGAATCGAAAATTGATACTGTTGCAACTTGCAATAGGCATCTCAGACATCAAGAACCAATCGCAAAGGGTGTTTGAAACTCACTTGTTATCATGCCCAACCACCACAACGGCTCGTATAAGTAAGTAAATCCGCCCGCTCCTGTAATGAATCAATAAGTAAAAGTTATAACAAacctaaaagaaataaaacaagtCCAAAACTAAACGAACTACAAGAGTGGAAAGTTTTTAGTAGATTTATTGAAACCCCCAGAGATCTTACTCGTTCTCGCCTAATTTAGAAGGAAATTAGTTTGAACAAGCTCGAACAGTTTCAACAAAGCCAAATCAAATCTCTAATAAACTCGACCCAGTGACTTAAACCCACATAGGAAATGACATGAAATCGACACCCATATTACCAAATCCGATTAAAAACAATCCCAAAACGAATTGGGGTAAGAAATTTTAAACCAGAACTCAAAATGATAAACTCCAAACCCACATTACATTGCACATCTCAGAATCACCGGAGAAGCATACCTGCTCTGATTCCTGAAGCACCAGCTTTCTTCAAGCCCTTCTTCTTGACAATGAAGCTCCCACCAATGAAGAAACTGGAAGAAAGTGCAAGTACGAGGCCTTTTACGTTGTCAGAGGACATACCCTCTTGCCAACTGGGAGGCTCCGCCGCCATAGGAAGAAAGTAGATGCTTGAGAAACCGATGAACTAATTCAAAAAACTGGGTATTTAGTTCATGGCGAGGATAAGTAAAGATCAAAAGGATAAATGGGTGTTGATGGAAATAGAAGGTTTGAAAATGAAGAACGGTGGAAACTAGAAATGGGTTCTTATGTCTGCGGTTATAAGAGAGGTCCCGCCGGTGGGTAAGTGAAACTGGATACAGCTGGGACGCTTCTGGGATTGGATCGGAATCGGAAGGCCGAccaggagagagagagagacgaaGATCTTTCCCCCAAaaaaatttttatattattatttttcaaaaaaagagaATGTGGACTCTAACTCAACTCGGACTTGGAGCGAAAGAATTCGCCTCACTATCCAATTTGGGTCTACACATGTTCTTCCTCCAATCAGATGCAACGCTCCCAATatcaaatcaattttaattttagttttatgttttattaaatttactaaatactaacaataatatttttttctacattaaaataaatatattttcaattttatagtaaaaaaaaaaaaaagaaattatcaaTGACAATTAAACTTATTTgaaatacaataattaaaattagaCAATTGAAATTACTTTTGGTACACAAATTTAATAATGCAATATAGTTTTTGTGTATCTATtttcattttgatatttttttatttttttcgatAATCCTTAAATTTGGTCAAGTAGACGGAAGCTACTCACTTCATTAAGCGACAATCGAGTAGGATTGATTTTGAGATCGATTGCCTTATGTGGCTTTCTCACCCTTGTTGCCCTCTCCACGGAACGGTGGACATAATTGGCAGttgaaatttaaattgttaAGGAGGTAGattcaaacttttaaaataaaagtgtgggaaagaaaaagaataacaaTAAACTATTAAGAATGACAAGGTTGATATTTATTAATAAGATAATCACTAAATTTAGATTGATCGTGTCTTGTTGCATCCCAATAATTTGCCGAATAAAATTTTGTCACTGAAgcgaatttttaaaaatttgtatttatttttattttttctttgtgtCTAAAAAAATATGGTGCATGTGGTTGCCTGCACTTAATCATTATCCTTGTTAGTCATTTGGATCTTGTGATTTATTTACGTTAATCTTCTATGTAATCGAACTCTATTCATCTCTCTGGCATAAAAAGTTTGGATGGTATTAAAAAATGAATGTAAGGTAAGTTTAATGTTTTCCTATATAACTATATCTTGCGTTTTAAAAGTGAAATCACGTAAAATAAACAAGCATATTTAATATATGTTTGAAATTTCATAACAATATGTATGAAACAAATGGCCTCTTGAAAGTATAACCTCGTAAACTCGAGCTCGCTGGTGTAATGACTAAAATgatacttatttatttatttatttatagttttctatatttttcttctaaaatataatataacatatatattattattattattattattgaaaatggtTTAATTTTAGAAGGAGGTTTGGGAATATAATATCTCTTAAACGAATGGCCTTTATGATGAAAAAATGATTGTTTGTCATTTCTATTAAATATGTGGTtgaagaaaacttccattttatgATGATGGTAAATGATGACAGATGGTGAATGAGTATATCATCCAGTATATTCTCTCTTACATATATACATTCTTAAGAAAATgtcaaaatattatatttattttatttcataaaaaaaatgcaaatatccatttttttatttaccatatttaattttttttatgtttgaaaaataaaataaaaaaattataatagaGTCCATGTCACtgcattttctaaattgcaaaagtagcaaatttagaAACGAATAGTCATCTAATAGAATATATCTAactatttgtcatatttgtaataCGTAAAAATAAAgtattatgattttttttctatttttttttttgtcatgtGATGTAACTTTTCtgtttaaatatataaaaaaatctgtctaaaaaaaagaatagacgttttgtttgttttctttaaattatcaagataaataattcaaaattaaaggataaatacaaagatttttttttaagaagaagaaaaacagaaCTTTTAAACCATGCTTGTGTGTTGAAGCCCCAACACCTTATTTGCTTTGTTTATCTTCACGGCTTCGTGGACTTAGATCGAAGATCTTGATGCACGATGGTTTTCTAGTTGATTTGTGTATTGGGATCAAGAGACAATCGTTAAGTTGTGTATTTAAATTCTAACCTATCTATTAGGGGTGATTTGATATTTGACATATACATTAATTGCTTACGTTGAATGTATTCTATTGTAGTATGAGCTTTTAATTTTTGtgatgtttttaattaatttttggatTTTGATATTTGtatgattatttatttatttttatatttatctaGTTGCCCTATcaaaatttatctttaattCCAATTTTGAACTCCATATCAACTCTTAATTTGTTCGCATTTTGATAATTTATAATTTCGCAAAATGATGTGATAATTTGCAATCGACGAGATTTTCGTTCAAGTGCActtttttggtttttaatttttgagaGATTGAGTAGAAACTAACAAACCTTAAACCATTTGCatgttatatttgcaactttgagagtgtttttttaaaattgattaaaaTCATTTCTACGATGTCCAAAATCATTATGCAAATCTCTCAACATTTATTTATAGTTTAATTTacattttcaaatacaaaatttaaatataaaaatattaaagaaaatatttaaaaaatataacaaaattgagTCTATTAAAAATATGTTAGGGTCTATCTATATGAAATTGATAAGAACTTATCGAtatttatcattaatagaatctgcaattttttttttatcaatgtcatctacaataattttttaaatttaaattacataaccaaaaagattttgaaagttattttaaaaataaagtgtTTTTCGGAACGATAGTTGGAAcagtaattttaaaaaagaaaaaaatacaattaaatttataaaaaaatcaaatttatgttTGATAACAAACTCAATATCAAACATAACTCATAATTGAGTTTTCACGTGTTTAAaattgattgtattatgttccATATCAGTAATGATTTTAAAACTATCGAATTACTTAAAAGGAGGGTTTTGAATATTTCAAAAAGTATACGGTGATTTTCGATTAAT
This window encodes:
- the LOC103488849 gene encoding probable magnesium transporter NIPA4 codes for the protein MAAEPPSWQEGMSSDNVKGLVLALSSSFFIGGSFIVKKKGLKKAGASGIRAGAGGFTYLYEPLWWLGMITMIVGEIANFVAYAFAPALLVTPLGALSIIISAVLAHIILGEKLHIFGVLGCILCVVGSITIVLHAPQEREIESVTEVWQMAMEPAFLLYATLVITSAIILIFHFIPQYGQTHIMVYIGVCSLLGSLSVMGVKALGIAMKLTLSGVNQFVYPQTWLFAIIVTTFLLTQMNYLNKALDTFNTAVVSPIYYVMFTSLTILASVIMFKDWDRQSPSQVITELCGFVTILSGTFLLHKTKDMVDGISTSSPIRLTKHMEEDEYNGLEGIPLRRQEATRLP